From Permianibacter aggregans, a single genomic window includes:
- a CDS encoding HDOD domain-containing protein, whose amino-acid sequence MPLPEPEVFSHFLPFRRLSPVEHCLLSRRVRIEQYRRGAELAAIGDTDGDEIFLLSGALTLVAQDGGRRRVDTGTASALGAISQLRPRQFRVVADSLVEVLLVPLDVMHWLNQQATNQFSVAELELDENDDDDRLFAAMLTDLPQFRVNLPVTRAGAAAIRGIVNQTNQGLAQLAQAAMIEPSVAVRLIGAANHPLSAPGRNKQSCFEAAAHLGVETTRRLLTVFTSSEFVPDRYSTIHARFAEAVRRSRECAYLCAQLAELTGTLVAANAYLAGLLHAVGEIAALAYAEPWHELCLDKQRLEACLNRLRPTMGATILREYGFNSDAVLAASSATDWAREIEDGLDYADLVILSLLHSAIGTEHARKVPPMHTIPAFARVTHGELSPSKSLAMIRTARALADKARPPDWQFSVA is encoded by the coding sequence ATGCCGTTACCCGAGCCAGAAGTATTCAGTCATTTTCTCCCCTTCCGCCGTTTGAGCCCGGTCGAGCACTGTCTGCTCAGCCGTCGTGTTCGCATTGAACAATACCGCCGCGGTGCCGAACTCGCCGCCATTGGTGATACCGATGGTGATGAAATTTTCCTGTTGTCTGGCGCCCTGACACTGGTGGCTCAGGATGGCGGCCGCCGACGGGTCGATACCGGCACCGCCAGTGCGCTTGGCGCCATTTCCCAATTACGTCCGCGCCAGTTCCGCGTCGTAGCCGACAGTCTGGTTGAGGTGCTGTTGGTTCCGCTGGACGTCATGCATTGGCTCAATCAACAAGCCACAAACCAATTTTCCGTCGCCGAACTGGAGCTCGACGAAAACGATGACGATGATCGCCTGTTCGCCGCGATGCTGACCGATTTGCCGCAGTTTCGCGTCAACCTGCCGGTAACTCGCGCCGGAGCGGCGGCGATTCGCGGCATCGTTAATCAGACCAATCAGGGTTTGGCGCAATTGGCGCAGGCCGCGATGATCGAGCCATCGGTTGCGGTAAGGCTGATTGGCGCTGCCAATCATCCATTGAGTGCTCCGGGGCGTAATAAACAAAGCTGTTTTGAGGCCGCTGCGCATCTTGGCGTTGAAACGACACGGCGTTTACTGACGGTGTTTACCTCCAGCGAATTCGTGCCGGACCGTTATTCGACCATTCACGCCCGCTTTGCCGAGGCGGTGCGACGCAGCCGTGAATGTGCTTATCTGTGCGCGCAGTTGGCTGAGTTGACGGGTACGTTGGTCGCGGCCAACGCCTATCTGGCGGGCTTGCTGCACGCCGTTGGCGAAATCGCGGCGCTGGCTTATGCCGAGCCATGGCATGAACTCTGTTTGGATAAACAGCGCTTGGAGGCTTGCCTTAACCGCTTGCGACCCACAATGGGCGCTACCATTCTGCGCGAATATGGTTTCAACAGTGATGCCGTGCTGGCGGCCAGCAGCGCTACCGATTGGGCACGGGAAATTGAAGACGGGCTTGATTACGCGGATTTGGTGATTTTGAGTTTACTGCACAGCGCGATCGGAACCGAACATGCGCGCAAGGTGCCGCCGATGCACACGATTCCGGCGTTTGCCCGGGTAACCCACGGCGAACTCAGTCCATCGAAAAGCCTGGCGATGATTCGCACCGCGCGAGCGCTGGCCGATAAAGCCCGGCCCCCGGATTGGCAGTTCTCTGTAGCATAA
- a CDS encoding phosphate ABC transporter substrate-binding protein, translating into MRNILIILVIVAVLGGGYGVWVMNSSTPATTAATPAMDKPLLRIHGSNTIGEHLMPQLATAYLQKEGYANVRLQNLAPVENLIVARQHPSRPNVNIEIKAHGSSTSFVSLAEGAADLGMSSRRIKSEEVEKLSALGDMTADGQEHIIALDALAVIVHPENPLKQMTLEQIAQIFSGQISDWSSVGAPAGAITVLARDDKSGTWDTFDSLVLKPAKVKLVDGAKRFESSEELATQVSNDRNAIGFVGIAHVYRSKPLAVAKDNNSPFALPSRHTIGTENYVLSRRLYLYQPKPTGGTDVVTRFIEFVRSNEGQRYAGESGLIPFYPTRDKPRIANQKYSARYRSLASLGDRLSVTFAMMDNAQLVEDGKFERDLLRVQQFIQDGKAKNLVLVDVRPGSNSNEFSPAIQRLESLLQTQNIPVYDKVLVTNGPEEFLQQSAQIEIWTL; encoded by the coding sequence ATGCGCAACATCCTTATCATTCTTGTGATCGTGGCCGTTCTCGGTGGTGGCTATGGCGTCTGGGTCATGAACTCATCAACGCCTGCCACCACCGCCGCAACACCGGCAATGGACAAACCGCTGCTAAGGATTCATGGCTCCAATACCATTGGTGAACACCTGATGCCGCAGCTCGCTACGGCCTACCTGCAAAAAGAAGGTTACGCCAATGTTCGTCTGCAAAACCTGGCGCCAGTGGAAAATCTGATCGTTGCGCGCCAGCATCCATCGCGACCAAACGTCAACATCGAAATCAAAGCGCACGGCTCCAGCACCTCATTCGTCAGTCTGGCCGAAGGTGCAGCCGATCTCGGCATGTCGTCGCGTCGCATCAAGAGCGAAGAAGTGGAAAAACTATCGGCACTTGGCGACATGACCGCCGATGGTCAAGAACACATCATCGCGCTCGATGCGCTGGCTGTCATCGTCCATCCGGAAAACCCGTTGAAGCAGATGACGCTGGAACAAATCGCGCAGATTTTCTCCGGGCAAATCAGCGATTGGTCAAGTGTGGGGGCACCGGCAGGCGCGATTACCGTATTGGCTCGCGACGATAAATCCGGTACCTGGGACACCTTTGATTCGCTGGTGCTGAAACCAGCGAAAGTGAAACTGGTTGACGGCGCCAAGCGTTTTGAATCCAGCGAAGAACTGGCGACGCAAGTCAGCAATGATCGCAATGCCATCGGTTTCGTCGGTATTGCGCACGTTTACCGCAGCAAACCTTTGGCCGTCGCGAAAGACAACAACTCACCGTTTGCCTTACCGAGCCGACACACGATCGGCACCGAGAACTATGTGCTGTCGCGTCGCTTGTATTTGTACCAGCCGAAACCCACCGGTGGTACTGATGTTGTTACCCGATTTATCGAGTTCGTTCGCAGTAACGAAGGCCAGCGCTATGCCGGCGAAAGCGGTTTGATTCCGTTCTACCCAACCCGCGACAAACCACGCATTGCCAATCAGAAATACTCGGCCCGTTATCGTTCATTGGCATCGCTGGGTGATCGATTGTCGGTGACGTTTGCGATGATGGATAACGCCCAGCTGGTTGAGGACGGCAAGTTCGAACGCGATCTGTTGCGCGTGCAGCAGTTCATTCAGGATGGCAAGGCAAAAAACCTGGTGCTCGTGGATGTTCGCCCTGGCAGCAACAGCAATGAATTTTCACCGGCAATCCAACGCCTGGAGTCGTTGCTACAGACGCAGAATATTCCGGTTTACGACAAGGTGCTGGTCACCAACGGCCCCGAGGAATTCTTGCAGCAATCGGCGCAGATCGAAATCTGGACACTGTAA